A portion of the Synechococcales cyanobacterium T60_A2020_003 genome contains these proteins:
- a CDS encoding benzoate/H(+) symporter BenE family transporter, with product CSNSSSLFGLRGLAPLSLIIKMSNQLYTVPISPVIGWTSIATLLLAPFGAFAINLAAITAAICMGQEAHDDPQKRYVAAIAAGGFYFLIGIFGATVTALFTAFPPELVAAIAGLALLGTIGNRLATALVYESQREAALITFLVTASGVSLLGIGSAFWGLVASALVLAIAQIRSGKS from the coding sequence TGCTCGAATAGCTCATCGTTGTTCGGTTTAAGAGGTTTGGCTCCTTTAAGTCTAATTATAAAGATGTCAAATCAGCTCTATACGGTGCCTATTTCTCCGGTGATTGGCTGGACAAGCATTGCGACATTGCTGCTGGCTCCCTTTGGGGCATTTGCGATTAACTTAGCGGCCATTACCGCCGCGATTTGCATGGGACAAGAAGCTCACGATGATCCTCAAAAACGTTACGTTGCGGCGATCGCCGCAGGCGGATTTTATTTTCTAATTGGTATCTTTGGGGCAACAGTGACGGCACTGTTTACGGCCTTTCCACCGGAACTGGTAGCGGCGATCGCGGGGTTGGCGCTTTTGGGAACGATTGGGAATAGGTTGGCGACAGCTTTAGTCTACGAATCGCAGCGGGAAGCGGCGTTGATCACGTTTCTGGTCACGGCGTCTGGGGTGTCGCTGCTGGGCATTGGCTCGGCATTTTGGGGACTAGTGGCGAGTGCTTTGGTGCTGGCGATCGCTCAAATTCGTTCTGGGAAGTCTTGA
- a CDS encoding saccharopine dehydrogenase NADP-binding domain-containing protein: MVKRVLILGGQGRIGSSVAADLLAHTDVDITITGTSENPRSSATLDAPCKHYQSLRLEDRDGVQRAIAAVDLVVHCAGPFEYRDTAVLQACIDQGVNYIDVNDNRSYTRKILALHAQAQAAGITAIANSGVFPGMSNSMVRQAVEQLDTPEEIHIQYGVAGSGGAGVTVMRTTFLGLQHPFEVWIDGQWQSVKPYSEREGVTFPKPIGKTGVYWFDVPEAWTLATSFPVKTVTTKFGSTPDLYNSLTALVARVTPSMLMQQRQFIEFFSYLSYGMTRVSDRWSGVGIAMQVQVNGIKDGRSACYTSSVVHDHTATAAGCATGSLAAYVLAGTIDQPGVWPVERVLSTSLFDQAMRSRGIEIQRGWVELA, encoded by the coding sequence ATGGTTAAGCGGGTACTGATTTTGGGTGGGCAGGGGCGGATTGGTAGCAGCGTGGCAGCGGATCTGTTGGCGCATACCGATGTTGATATCACCATTACAGGAACATCGGAGAATCCGAGATCTTCCGCAACCCTGGACGCTCCTTGCAAGCACTACCAGTCCCTACGCCTAGAGGATCGGGATGGGGTGCAACGGGCAATCGCCGCTGTGGATCTGGTGGTTCACTGTGCAGGGCCGTTTGAGTATCGGGATACGGCGGTGCTGCAAGCCTGCATCGATCAGGGGGTGAACTATATCGACGTGAATGATAACCGTTCCTATACCCGGAAAATCTTAGCGTTGCACGCTCAGGCTCAGGCGGCAGGCATTACGGCGATCGCCAATTCGGGTGTCTTTCCGGGAATGTCCAACAGCATGGTACGCCAAGCCGTAGAACAGTTGGATACACCGGAGGAGATTCATATTCAGTACGGAGTTGCTGGATCGGGCGGGGCAGGGGTGACGGTGATGCGAACGACGTTTTTAGGATTGCAGCATCCCTTTGAGGTGTGGATCGATGGACAGTGGCAATCGGTGAAGCCTTACAGTGAGCGAGAGGGGGTGACGTTCCCAAAACCCATTGGAAAGACGGGGGTGTACTGGTTTGATGTGCCGGAAGCGTGGACATTGGCAACGAGTTTTCCGGTGAAGACGGTCACGACTAAATTTGGGTCTACGCCAGATCTCTATAACTCTCTGACGGCTTTGGTGGCAAGGGTTACACCGTCTATGTTGATGCAACAACGACAATTTATCGAGTTCTTTTCCTACCTCAGCTACGGGATGACAAGGGTGAGCGATCGCTGGAGTGGAGTGGGGATTGCGATGCAAGTGCAGGTGAACGGCATCAAAGATGGGCGATCGGCCTGTTATACGTCATCGGTGGTACATGACCATACAGCCACGGCGGCAGGATGCGCGACAGGCAGCTTGGCAGCCTATGTGTTGGCGGGAACGATCGATCAACCGGGGGTGTGGCCTGTGGAGCGGGTGCTTTCGACCTCGTTGTTTGATCAGGCGATGCGATCGCGCGGCATTGAGATTCAGCGGGGATGGGTGGAGTTGGCTTAG
- a CDS encoding Uma2 family endonuclease, producing MTPLVLEMATADIHLSDDQFYRLCQVNRELRLERTAEGSLVIMPPTGWETGNRNSKLNQRLSNWADANGQGLVFDSSTGFILPNGAIRSPDVAWVRKDRINALQPDPNRFLPLCPDFAVELRSASDDLSTLQAKMQEYLDNGMQLGWLLNPLDQQVEIYRNGQSVEILQSPTELPGELVLPGFVLNLEGILS from the coding sequence ATGACTCCCCTCGTCCTGGAAATGGCAACCGCAGATATTCATCTCAGCGATGACCAGTTTTATCGGCTCTGTCAGGTCAACCGAGAATTGCGCCTAGAGCGCACGGCAGAAGGAAGCTTAGTGATTATGCCACCCACCGGATGGGAAACAGGAAACCGCAATTCTAAGTTAAACCAGCGTTTAAGCAACTGGGCAGACGCTAACGGACAAGGTTTAGTTTTCGATTCTTCTACAGGCTTTATCTTGCCGAATGGTGCGATTCGTTCCCCCGATGTCGCCTGGGTTCGCAAAGACCGCATCAACGCCCTTCAACCCGACCCCAATCGATTTTTACCCCTTTGTCCCGACTTTGCCGTGGAACTGCGATCGGCAAGCGATGACCTCAGCACGCTCCAAGCCAAGATGCAAGAGTATCTGGACAACGGGATGCAGCTTGGCTGGCTCCTCAATCCCCTGGATCAGCAGGTTGAAATCTATCGAAATGGTCAATCGGTCGAGATTTTACAATCCCCCACCGAACTACCAGGAGAGCTCGTTTTACCAGGATTTGTGCTCAATCTTGAGGGCATTCTGTCCTAA